In Candida albicans SC5314 chromosome 4, complete sequence, the genomic window AGCCAACAATTCAGTGGCAACTTTCAACGAGTTCCTTTACCAAGTAGTATGACAGGTCCACCAGATTTGGTTAATGGCCAATCAACAAGAACTGTTTCCAATCTCGAAGAGTGGGATAGCTACTACAAGATTCAAAATGCTCCTTTACAAACCTTGCCAGAAAGCAACAACTACTTGAAGAGAAAATTCGAAGACGACCATGAGTTAGATCTTAGTCAATATCAAGCAAAATATggtgaattgaaattcaatGAAGAGTTTTAAGTATTGGGCTATTGTAGAGGGTTCATTTCGTTTTTGTTTAGTTTGTTTTATTGCTTGTTTTGTAGGAAATTGTCTGGTATAAATGTACAATTTTCATTCTGTTTGAATGTACTTGTAGACGAAATCgagttgtttttttttttttttcgattGGCTCTCACTCCTTTTTCTTCACACATACAAAACCTGCCTCTACCAACGAGATGTTATTATGGAGAAACTTGGTGTATAACATTACCCTACCGTTTAAAAACCTCAACAAGGAGGACAGAATCATTCAACTATGTCGTTTGTTTACATGTCTTATAGCAATAGTGTGTTGTTTGGCATGTATAGTTGCACCAAGAGTCACCAATACAACTTACGCAGCTCGTATAAACTGTTCACATTTGGACGTAGCTAATGGGTTATACGAATCGTTGAGAAACTCTGTGACTCAAGTCTTTACGCCAGCGATTTTCAACGATCAGATGAGTGGAACAGGAAATTCGTTGACGACTagtgaaatcaaattgataacCGAATATGCTGAGACACAAGTTGCGGGTAGTCCACAGTACTGTATTTCATCGTTGTGGACTTGGTGCTACGGTAATTATGAAACATATACGGTAGTAGGTAAGGATGGGGAAATTTAcactaaaaagaaaaacgaAGTTTTGACATGCACTGATAAAAGCTCCTACGTGTTTGATTATATAAATCAGTTAGAGTCCATTGGCTTGGAGATCATTTTAGCTTATGCCTACCAAAGCTCAACATTTACCACCACACTGTATGAAAAGCAAGTCAGTTCGAGAAACGCAAAGTTTCAGCTTGCCTTTAATGGGATCATTTTCACTTGTTGTGCACAATTTGTGATTTTAATATGCATTTTTGTCATCTACTCCAACCGTGGCTCTTCAAGAGACTTGTCAAAGATTCCTTCTTTGGTCTTGCATGTTGTGACATTGATTTCATTGGCCTCCTCCCTTAGTATAATTATAGGACTGGCGATGATCACAAacttgtttattattacaagaaatgaaattaagAGCAAATTGGGCGACTTTGGTGTAACGTTTCATATGGGTTCCAAATGGTTTCTGTTTTTATCGCTTTCGGCTGTATTTGCAACACTATCGCTGATGTCATGGATCTTTCCTATGTGGTGTGCTAATCCTCTGATTAGCCTCACTGATCAAGATGACGTAGTGTCCTTTTATGAAGTACCTACAAGAAGGACAGAGTTTGAGCGACACACTGATTTCCGTGCCAAAAGAAGCACCgccaaattcaaatcttttgAACCCAATAGTGGCCATGGCAGAAACAAAATAGGAAACATATTCCATAACCCTCGTCATTCAGCTCACCAGGACGACCACCACGAGGAAGAAATGCGAAAGCTAGGTGAATCATTATCCAAAAAATCATCCGTCCGAAGAACAAAGTCTTTGGGAGCTAGAAAAGCCGAACTTGAAGAGCAGGGGATCTTGCTAGATAATTTTACATTCAAAGATGAATATCCAACTATACAAGAAGAGACATATGATGGATATTCTAGCAGGTCAGTGTCTAGATCTGCTCTGGACAAGGTCAGCAGAAAAGTTTCTGACAAAAGACAGCGCCATTTGATTCGTGAAGTAATCAAGAGCCCATTTGACGAAGAAGATAAAACGGATGGTATATCGCCAAGAAACTCGTACCTAGAAGATGACGAGTTGCAACTATTGGATAATCAAAtgtttaatttgaaaaaatagagTATTTAttatagatttttttttcttgcaCTTTTGTTCTCTTTGCAACCACAAATGAATAAAGAAGAGATTTACACAATCCGCCCCACTCGTTCTAAGTTATTGATAGTTTGGTCGATATTAGAACTATGCACTGTGTCGCTCCTATTTGCAATGagctttttctttctttttgcaAATTCAAAACTAATTCAAAGAGGTCCACCTGCATTTCAATTGAGGATTCAGTCAGATTCAATATTTGCCAAAAATACATTCCAACTTGTCCAACAAGGACTAAAATTTGCAACATATTTGTCGAATGACTTGAACATTTACATTAATGAGACTATCCCAGAAACATATCTCCAACAAATTGACTCTAATTATGACAATAATTTGTACCAGTTTAatgtttttggtttttgtcGGAAGACccaatttgataaaatattgaattgttaCAATGGACAAGGAATAAACATTGCTGCGTGTTTTCTTCAAGATATAGGAACACAGCTAGGAAATTTGACAAACCAGGCTGATCCAAGCAATGTTTCAGCCAAAttagtttctttttactACAATCTAGTGGACCAGATTTGCAGTGACTCTGACAAGAAATTGTGTGCTTTGCAAACATACAATACAATGTCAAGAATAGTTCAATATCTTGGGATCTCATCTTTGATTTGCTTAGCTGTGACTACCGCTAcctctttttttgaaatgatAGGTTACTGTGTTTTTGCAAAATCTTTGGCTAGAGTCTTTTTCATTGTCAAGGTCATATCTATGTTGGTTTTCGTCTTCACAATATGTATACTATACTGCATAATCATGGTTATGAAAAACTTTTTAACCGATTTAATCacccaatttcaaattggaaCCCTAGAGTTCCCCTCCATCAAATGGATTACTTGGGGTGTTTTAACATTAATGTGTCTAATTATTGTTGTGAAACGTTATCTTATATACCAATCTATTTAGTTGTTATAAACCTTCTTGAATGCTTGTTCAAAGTCGttaataatatcatcaatatattCAGTACCAGTAGAAACTCTGATTAAGCCCTTGGTAACACCAGAAGCCAACTTTTCTTCATCTGACAATTGTTGATGTGTAGTAAACCATGGAGCAATAACCAAAGTCTTAGAGTCACCCACATTAGCCAAGTTTGAGGCAATCTCCAAATTGTCAACCAACTTTGGTGAGGCTTCATTGAATGGGTCGCTGGAGGTGTTGGTGATGTCCTTGACAGTAAATGCTAAAGCACCACCAAAGTACTTAGCGTCATTGTTCAAGTATTTTTTACTCAATTCGTGGGATTCGTGAGATGGCAATCCCAAATAGGACACAGACTCAACATTTGGGTTCTTTTCTAACCATTGGGCCAATTTCAAAGCATTTTCAGATTGTCTTTCAACTCTCAAAGACAAAGTTTCTAAACcttgcaacaacaaaaaacttCCAAATGGATTCAAAGCTGGACCCAAGTCTCtcaacaattcaattctcAAGTGACCAATGTATGCGGCCTTACCTAAAGCATCACTCAAGACCAACCCGTGGTAACCTTCTGATGGTTTAGAGAATTGTGGGTATTTTTCTGGGTACTCGGTCCATGGGAAGTTACCGgaatcaacaataacacCAGCAATTGTAGTACCGTGACCACCAATCCATTTAGTAGCAGAAtgaacaacaatatcagCACCGTGGGCAATTGGGTTAACTAAAAATCCACCAGCACCAAAAGTGTTGTCGACAACAACAGGAATACCGTGTTCATGGGCCAATTTggtgattttttcaaagtcTGGAACATTATATTTAGGGTTTCCAATGgtttcaatataaatagCTTTTGTCTTGTCGTCAATCAATTTAGCAAAATCTTCAGCGGCGTCACCATTAACGAATTTGGTTTCAATGCCCAAACGTTTGAAAGCAActttgaattgattataagTACCACCATACAAGTAGGATGTACTGATAATGTTATCACCAGCATGAGCCAACCCAGCAATGGCCAAGAATTGAGCTGATTGACCAGAAGAAGTGGCCAATGCACCAATACCACCTTCCAAGGCAGCAATTCTTTGTTCAAACACATCGTTTGTTGGATTCATAATTCTGGAGTAAATGTATCCTGGGGTTTCTAAACCAAATAATTGAGCACCGTGTTTAGAGTCATTGAAAACATAGGAGGTGGTTGCATAAATTGGTGGGGCTCTTGGTTGGTGTGGTTTTTCAACTGGTTGACCAGCATGTAATTGAAGAGTATCAAAGTGAGAAGGCATTGTAGTTTAGTAATGgggaaaacaaaaaaggaagaattaaaacaaaaaaaaaaagtggctctaaagaatatttatatttgtgAAAAACGTCGATTCGTATAGGctatttatattatctgaaaataatttcatcatgGACCGAGAACTGTGGATGCAAAGCCTATAAACTTTTAACCACCACAGCAGGAAGAGTCAATAACGCGGAGTGAATTGAGggacaacaaaaaaaaaactgttACCATTTCACGTGAACTGTCAAAGTACCCAAGAAATTAACTATTAAAATTCGTAATTTAGAAAACAATAGTGATTCCGAAACCGCTCTACTGTTTTAGACTTTTCATTGAGGCACTGGTTATAGTGGTGGCTTTACAGCATTACCATATTGTAGACTTTACAGTTTATCACCAAGTTTCTACCCAAGACCACTTCAaggttttttatttttcattttttttggcaaatttttttctacaAAATATTCTCTGCTTCAACATACATTTGTTATGTTGCGAAACaggaaaattgaaaacaaaagaattccgatgttgatgtttttttgttgtggAAACATTTTCCTCTAAACAGAACACTGTTGATACATGCtgaaacaatatcaatgtAATGGTATCACAACTAAAGGGGTTAGGTGTAGAATAAAGTGCCAACTGCCAAATTCCTACTGTCGACACCACGAGAGGCAATCGTATACCCATCACAGCAATAACCATAAACCTCAATCAAATGACACTGGCTATATCTACATGTATACCATGACCAACTTTCTATTCCCACCAAAAAATTGGAGTTTCAAAGTAAAGAATTTGCCTGACGCGTCTAAGAAAACTGATTGGGTGAATTTCAACAGCAGGAAATCACATTACATTCTTATCAAGATTGGACGGACCACCAAAACACCAGAATCACGTATACAGCAATGGCAAGAAAAGTGTCAACACCCATTGACCAATATGGGGCCGCCCAACAAACACTTGATAAGAAAACGCCGTGGGTTAGTTGAACGATTGGCGTGCATGAGTATTGATGATCCAGTGTATTCTCGTTGGAAAAACGGTGGGTTCTATTGTAGGAACCTAAACTTGGTAGAGCTGACTATCCATCAGGAGTTATGGAAAAAATATGGCAAGGGCCAAGTATACTGTGTTACCTGCTTGGCTGAGGAATCCCGTTCAGAAgccaaattcaaaatccaCATGGAATGGTTTCTAATACCAAAGGAAGACATTGAAGAAGTTTACCAGTTGATAGATACTATTTGTGTGAAAATAGGATAAGAAAACTACAAATACACATAATAAAACAAGACAATATAAAATAAGACAGT contains:
- the ECM7 gene encoding Ecm7p (Protein involved in control of calcium homeostasis and oxidative stress response; mutants show defects in hyphal growth), which codes for MLLWRNLVYNITLPFKNLNKEDRIIQLCRLFTCLIAIVCCLACIVAPRVTNTTYAARINCSHLDVANGLYESLRNSVTQVFTPAIFNDQMSGTGNSLTTSEIKLITEYAETQVAGSPQYCISSLWTWCYGNYETYTVVGKDGEIYTKKKNEVLTCTDKSSYVFDYINQLESIGLEIILAYAYQSSTFTTTSYEKQVSSRNAKFQLAFNGIIFTCCAQFVILICIFVIYSNRGSSRDLSKIPSLVLHVVTLISLASSLSIIIGSAMITNLFIITRNEIKSKLGDFGVTFHMGSKWFSFLSLSAVFATLSSMSWIFPMWCANPSISLTDQDDVVSFYEVPTRRTEFERHTDFRAKRSTAKFKSFEPNSGHGRNKIGNIFHNPRHSAHQDDHHEEEMRKLGESLSKKSSVRRTKSLGARKAELEEQGILLDNFTFKDEYPTIQEETYDGYSSRSVSRSASDKVSRKVSDKRQRHLIREVIKSPFDEEDKTDGISPRNSYLEDDELQLLDNQMFNLKK
- the MET15 gene encoding bifunctional cysteine synthase/O-acetylhomoserine aminocarboxypropyltransferase (O-acetylhomoserine O-acetylserine sulfhydrylase; sulfur amino acid synthesis; immunogenic; Hog1, adherence-induced; brown color of mutant in Pb(2+) medium a visual selection; chlamydospore formation induced, F-12/CO2 biofilm induced) — translated: MPSHFDTLQLHAGQPVEKPHQPRAPPIYATTSYVFNDSKHGAQLFGLETPGYIYSRIMNPTNDVFEQRIAALEGGIGALATSSGQSAQFLAIAGLAHAGDNIISTSYLYGGTYNQFKVAFKRLGIETKFVNGDAAEDFAKLIDDKTKAIYIETIGNPKYNVPDFEKITKLAHEHGIPVVVDNTFGAGGFLVNPIAHGADIVVHSATKWIGGHGTTIAGVIVDSGNFPWTEYPEKYPQFSKPSEGYHGLVLSDALGKAAYIGHLRIELLRDLGPALNPFGSFLLLQGLETLSLRVERQSENALKLAQWLEKNPNVESVSYLGLPSHESHELSKKYLNNDAKYFGGALAFTVKDITNTSSDPFNEASPKLVDNLEIASNLANVGDSKTLVIAPWFTTHQQLSDEEKLASGVTKGLIRVSTGTEYIDDIINDFEQAFKKVYNN
- a CDS encoding uncharacterized protein (Ortholog of S. cerevisiae : YPL034W, C. glabrata CBS138 : CAGL0L06996g, C. dubliniensis CD36 : Cd36_40280, C. parapsilosis CDC317 : CPAR2_402170 and Candida tenuis NRRL Y-1498 : CANTEDRAFT_137348) yields the protein MSKQYQCNGITTKGVRCRIKCQSPNSYCRHHERQSYTHHSNNHKPQSNDTGYIYMYTMTNFLFPPKNWSFKVKNLPDASKKTDWVNFNSRKSHYILIKIGRTTKTPESRIQQWQEKCQHPLTNMGPPNKHLIRKRRGLVERLACMSIDDPVYSRWKNGGFYCRNLNLVESTIHQELWKKYGKGQVYCVTCLAEESRSEAKFKIHMEWFLIPKEDIEEVYQLIDTICVKIG
- a CDS encoding uncharacterized protein (Ortholog(s) have role in ascospore wall assembly, spore membrane bending pathway and cytoplasm, prospore membrane localization) is translated as MNKEEIYTIRPTRSKLLIVWSILELCTVSLLFAMSFFFLFANSKLIQRGPPAFQLRIQSDSIFAKNTFQLVQQGLKFATYLSNDLNIYINETIPETYLQQIDSNYDNNLYQFNVFGFCRKTQFDKILNCYNGQGINIAACFLQDIGTQLGNLTNQADPSNVSAKLVSFYYNLVDQICSDSDKKLCALQTYNTMSRIVQYLGISSLICLAVTTATSFFEMIGYCVFAKSLARVFFIVKVISMLVFVFTICILYCIIMVMKNFLTDLITQFQIGTLEFPSIKWITWGVLTLMCLIIVVKRYLIYQSI
- a CDS encoding uncharacterized protein (Ortholog of S. cerevisiae Dif1; which regulates nuclear localization of Rnr2 and Rnr4; colony morphology-related gene regulation by Ssn6; induced in cyr1 mutant; Spider biofilm induced); amino-acid sequence: MMQPRVKRHMQNAIQPVENLNEDAASLPSVAMRIRKAVSEGYKLPGDNTASQQFSGNFQRVPLPSSMTGPPDLVNGQSTRTVSNLEEWDSYYKIQNAPLQTLPESNNYLKRKFEDDHELDLSQYQAKYGELKFNEEF